A single bacterium DNA region contains:
- a CDS encoding methyltransferase → MTSRERVLAALDHREPDRVPLDLGGSFVTSITAVALDELRRHLRLQERPVKVVDAYQMLGEVEMDVVERLHVDCLPVEPPVLTMGLRRENWKPWRLMDGREVLMPGEFEVQVTPDGDWLFTPPGSTSGVPTAKMPRGGFYFDTLGETAWNFDWEPPPLADMAREFESAIASEEDLAHMAQRAALLRRTTDKALVLNCWGMLGPRHIGTMPDFLCLLGRDPGYVRGLFDLATEVGLRNLQLMWEAIGEDIDAVVISGLDFGTQKAELFSRQTFREVYLPCLQAHYEWIHTHTTWKSFEHSCGCMTSIIGDMAEAGLDALNPVQTSAAGMAPAWLKATWGDRLTFWGGGVETQSTLPFGTPEQVRAEVAERVRLFAPGGGFVFCPIHNVQPQTPPENIVAAYDAAYEYGRYPIASA, encoded by the coding sequence ATGACCAGCCGCGAGCGGGTGTTGGCTGCCCTGGACCACCGTGAGCCGGACCGTGTGCCGCTCGACCTGGGCGGCAGCTTCGTCACCTCCATCACCGCCGTGGCCCTCGATGAGCTGCGGCGGCACCTGCGGCTGCAGGAGCGGCCCGTCAAGGTCGTGGACGCCTACCAGATGCTGGGAGAGGTGGAGATGGATGTGGTGGAGCGGCTGCACGTGGACTGCCTGCCCGTCGAGCCGCCCGTGCTGACGATGGGGCTGCGGCGGGAGAACTGGAAGCCGTGGCGGCTGATGGATGGGCGCGAGGTGCTCATGCCCGGCGAGTTCGAGGTGCAGGTGACGCCCGACGGGGACTGGCTGTTCACGCCGCCCGGCAGCACCTCCGGCGTGCCCACCGCCAAGATGCCGCGCGGGGGCTTCTACTTCGACACCCTCGGCGAAACGGCGTGGAACTTCGACTGGGAGCCGCCGCCCCTGGCCGACATGGCGCGGGAGTTCGAGAGCGCCATCGCGTCTGAAGAGGACCTGGCCCACATGGCGCAGCGGGCAGCGCTGCTGCGCCGCACCACCGACAAGGCGCTGGTGCTGAACTGCTGGGGGATGCTCGGGCCGCGCCACATCGGCACCATGCCCGACTTCCTGTGCCTGCTGGGGCGCGATCCGGGCTACGTGCGCGGGCTGTTCGACCTGGCGACGGAAGTGGGCCTGCGGAACCTGCAGCTCATGTGGGAGGCCATCGGCGAAGACATAGATGCTGTGGTCATCTCGGGGCTGGACTTCGGCACCCAGAAGGCCGAGCTCTTCTCGCGCCAGACCTTCCGTGAGGTCTACCTGCCGTGCCTGCAGGCACACTACGAGTGGATCCACACGCACACGACGTGGAAGAGCTTCGAGCACTCGTGCGGGTGCATGACGAGCATCATCGGGGACATGGCCGAGGCCGGGCTGGATGCCCTCAACCCGGTGCAGACCTCGGCGGCCGGCATGGCCCCGGCGTGGCTGAAGGCGACGTGGGGGGACCGGCTGACCTTCTGGGGCGGCGGGGTCGAGACGCAGTCCACACTGCCGTTCGGGACGCCGGAACAGGTCCGGGCCGAGGTGGCCGAGCGGGTGCGACTCTTCGCCCCCGGCGGCGGCTTCGTGTTCTGCCCCATACACAATGTGCAGCCCCAGACGCCGCCCGAGAACATCGTGGCGGCCTATGATGCGGCGTATGAGTACGGTCGGTACCCCATCGCCAGTGCGTGA
- a CDS encoding prepilin-type N-terminal cleavage/methylation domain-containing protein: MTRRGFTLIELLVVIAIIAILAAILFPVFAKAREKARQSSCLSNTKQLILGVLQYAQDYDETLPYYRVVSAAYPSVWYDRDNSAANDRHFWMEGVEPYLKNTQVLSCPSQGNLTSSGGKLLPQYAYNGVAGGQRLAVFSNVSQKIILGDIGKIDSTRTPTGYLENWFVNAYSGNTSWSQYFWWSEWHNNGGNYAFLDGHSKWLGCKDAALGPIVATGSTLSGDQTGYWMAN, translated from the coding sequence ATGACGCGACGTGGGTTTACGCTGATTGAGTTACTGGTCGTCATCGCGATCATCGCGATCCTGGCCGCGATCCTGTTTCCCGTGTTCGCGAAGGCGCGGGAGAAGGCCCGGCAGTCAAGCTGCTTGAGCAACACCAAGCAGCTCATCCTGGGGGTACTACAGTACGCGCAGGACTATGACGAAACGCTGCCGTACTACCGAGTCGTCAGCGCTGCGTACCCAAGCGTGTGGTACGACCGTGACAACTCGGCGGCCAATGACCGCCACTTCTGGATGGAGGGCGTCGAGCCCTATCTGAAGAACACGCAGGTGCTGTCGTGCCCGAGCCAGGGCAATCTGACCTCGTCGGGAGGCAAGCTGCTCCCCCAGTACGCGTACAACGGCGTAGCCGGCGGGCAGCGCTTGGCGGTCTTCTCGAACGTGTCGCAGAAGATCATTCTGGGCGACATCGGCAAGATCGACTCGACGCGGACGCCGACGGGGTACCTGGAGAACTGGTTCGTGAACGCCTACTCCGGCAACACGAGCTGGTCGCAGTACTTCTGGTGGTCGGAGTGGCACAACAACGGCGGGAACTACGCGTTCCTCGACGGCCACAGCAAGTGGCTGGGCTGCAAGGACGCGGCGCTGGGGCCGATCGTGGCCACCGGGTCTACGCTGAGCGGCGACCAGACCGGCTACTGGATGGCCAACTAA
- a CDS encoding SGNH/GDSL hydrolase family protein → MTRFTEITIIASALICAVVHAQPATVPAQVPLCMIGDSITWAGEGDYWRLYLLEHLPSLAFVGTHSAVLGYSHAGEGGNSTHAVLARLNDIPDSPYYHLLIGTNDGRSPDPAKQDELARGCADRIVKIVQSLLAKPSVQRVFLGSILPCQTNDPNRDVTNSKVNAILRPQIGTLFPDGKVVWIEYEQPIRAMVNWGPMILLHPTKPGYQVVAKITADAIRAALKLPEAIAAPTVQPGAGVQVVNLWAGERTTQPIIAGWYTMSFDVQTVGAGGGTLLLTGAGEGDKQARLKFAVPADSAGKRLTWNLMTGYAGYGYTTGPLTMSLTDCTLDRILLEKRRPSGLASAYGTGTYLDTTTPIRPGEVVSR, encoded by the coding sequence ATGACACGCTTCACGGAGATCACCATCATCGCGAGCGCGCTCATTTGCGCGGTAGTTCACGCGCAACCGGCGACCGTCCCGGCGCAGGTGCCGCTGTGCATGATCGGGGATAGCATCACGTGGGCGGGCGAAGGGGACTACTGGCGGCTGTACCTGCTCGAACACCTGCCCAGCCTGGCCTTCGTCGGGACCCACTCGGCCGTGCTGGGCTACAGTCATGCCGGGGAGGGCGGGAACAGCACCCACGCCGTGCTGGCGCGCCTGAACGACATCCCGGACTCCCCGTACTACCACCTGCTCATCGGCACGAACGACGGACGCTCGCCGGACCCCGCCAAGCAGGATGAGCTGGCCCGGGGCTGCGCCGACCGCATCGTGAAGATCGTCCAGAGCCTGCTGGCCAAGCCGAGCGTGCAGCGCGTGTTCCTGGGAAGCATCCTGCCGTGCCAGACCAACGACCCCAACCGGGATGTCACCAACAGCAAGGTGAACGCGATCCTGCGGCCGCAGATCGGCACGCTGTTCCCGGACGGGAAGGTCGTGTGGATTGAGTACGAGCAGCCCATCCGGGCCATGGTGAACTGGGGCCCGATGATCCTGCTGCACCCGACCAAGCCGGGCTACCAGGTAGTCGCGAAGATCACGGCAGATGCCATCCGGGCGGCGCTGAAGCTGCCGGAGGCGATCGCGGCGCCGACGGTGCAACCGGGCGCGGGGGTGCAGGTGGTGAACCTGTGGGCCGGCGAGCGGACGACACAGCCGATCATCGCCGGGTGGTACACGATGTCCTTTGACGTCCAGACCGTGGGGGCGGGCGGGGGGACGCTACTGCTGACCGGGGCGGGCGAGGGCGACAAGCAGGCGCGGCTGAAGTTCGCGGTCCCGGCCGACAGCGCCGGCAAGCGCCTGACGTGGAACCTGATGACCGGCTACGCGGGATACGGGTACACAACCGGGCCGCTCACGATGAGCCTGACGGACTGTACGCTGGACCGCATTCTGCTGGAGAAGAGACGGCCCTCGGGTCTGGCTTCAGCGTATGGTACGGGGACATACCTCGATACGACGACCCCGATCAGGCCGGGGGAGGTGGTCAGCCGGTAA
- a CDS encoding LamG domain-containing protein, with the protein MAHRLLALLPALLCVALAGAATVPPGRLFHAAFDGSLAAAQAAGSAAGQAEGKPEFTAGHAGQAVVVGDLGGAAAVTFPSAGNIRLERGTVSLWVMPVNWQGDDKQNHLFLQAPAAAGGYLLYKYATPSWGLNFHVDPNEGVAAKTNVYKPIADWRPGQWHHVACSWTRYEAAKLYVDGRLAAQSQGVGLTQEALGSVIRFGGCWGANGDRTALDEAMVFGRMLSDEEIASLAGVTPSGAPAPLEGPASSRPAVPDAPRDVPGVMLTHALLGQRVLARVYDDALGEPCRQARLSLLGADAKEVVGRNLALQAGLNEAQLDLARLPLGVYEARLTLLREGKPAAVEALRIPKETNETWADAAKLGKRDRVLPPFLPLKTTGGHLECYARSAVLGGDGLPTRMTSRGKELLAGPVRIVAADAVGAAAFTAGKLECVASSDARAGFTGSALAGQLALRTQVEARYDGTLWFSLTLDPRQPLELQKLRVEVPLRSEMARLYAYDAYGRMDDKRFGYGAVPEGAGTVWQREFLPALWLGTEDLGLGWYAESDEHWDVDGEQALSLERDGQTLRLCMNIVRQARRVERPFKIEFGLLATPVRPLQPDWRSYQQLPSSEITRYFLHLRKNPYPRADLAGQTPSGKVAYLYAYHEYFTATPPKDPEEFAEMVWRVQEYGLLGTPYTDTTFLPEWQGDLMLRPEMRVRPSHRATSYGPVCNVDVCHCGPFGDWYVWYIHHLIGKYGINGIYFDDMCPYGCANVAHGCGYVAADGTRRRTYAMRARMETFRRVRELFADTGRPFFITYHISGGRVPPLAIYGDGLLMAEERYPIVGKNPDYTTNTTSAEWRASFSPEAWGIPVYVIPQFKMNPEWMKDPELAERLLAAVVPHDLLIWPLFAHEPTLLAARKIQEEFGIGEADTKLLPFWHEGTGLTCDRAEVLLTGYQRPGKLLLCASNPTDEPLTVSLGVDLAKLGLPAGARGRDLRTGATVAVEAGVVRTTLPAKRVQFIEVK; encoded by the coding sequence GCCTTTGACGGCTCCCTGGCCGCCGCCCAGGCGGCGGGGAGCGCGGCCGGTCAGGCGGAGGGCAAGCCGGAGTTCACGGCGGGTCATGCGGGGCAGGCTGTGGTCGTGGGCGACCTGGGCGGCGCTGCAGCCGTGACCTTCCCGAGCGCGGGCAACATCCGCCTCGAGCGCGGGACGGTCAGCCTGTGGGTCATGCCGGTCAACTGGCAGGGCGATGACAAGCAGAATCACCTGTTCCTCCAGGCCCCCGCCGCCGCCGGCGGCTACCTGCTCTACAAGTACGCCACGCCCTCGTGGGGACTGAACTTCCACGTGGACCCCAACGAGGGCGTCGCGGCCAAAACCAACGTGTACAAGCCCATCGCCGACTGGCGACCCGGACAGTGGCACCATGTCGCGTGCTCATGGACACGGTACGAGGCCGCCAAGCTGTATGTGGACGGGCGGCTGGCGGCGCAGTCACAGGGCGTGGGGCTCACGCAGGAAGCCCTTGGCAGCGTGATCCGCTTCGGGGGGTGCTGGGGCGCGAATGGCGACCGAACAGCCCTCGATGAGGCGATGGTCTTCGGACGGATGCTGTCGGATGAGGAGATCGCTTCCCTGGCCGGTGTTACACCGTCGGGGGCGCCAGCGCCGTTGGAGGGGCCGGCTAGTAGCCGGCCCGCCGTCCCTGACGCACCTCGCGACGTGCCCGGCGTCATGCTCACCCACGCCCTGCTCGGACAGAGGGTCCTTGCTCGTGTCTACGACGACGCGCTGGGCGAGCCGTGCCGGCAGGCGCGGCTGTCGCTGCTCGGGGCGGACGCCAAGGAAGTCGTGGGCAGGAATCTGGCGCTGCAGGCCGGTCTGAACGAGGCGCAGCTTGACCTGGCGAGGCTGCCGCTCGGCGTCTACGAAGCTCGGCTGACGCTGCTGCGAGAGGGCAAGCCGGCGGCGGTCGAGGCGCTGCGCATCCCCAAGGAGACGAACGAGACGTGGGCCGACGCCGCGAAGCTGGGCAAGCGTGATCGGGTGCTGCCGCCCTTCCTGCCACTCAAGACAACGGGCGGGCACCTGGAATGCTACGCCCGCAGCGCTGTTCTGGGCGGCGATGGCCTGCCGACGCGGATGACCAGCCGCGGCAAGGAGCTGCTGGCCGGGCCGGTGCGCATCGTCGCGGCGGACGCGGTTGGGGCGGCAGCCTTTACGGCGGGGAAGCTGGAGTGCGTGGCTTCGTCCGACGCCAGGGCCGGCTTCACAGGCAGCGCCTTGGCGGGGCAGCTCGCCCTCAGGACGCAGGTGGAGGCGCGCTATGACGGGACGCTGTGGTTCAGCCTGACGCTGGACCCACGACAGCCGCTGGAGTTGCAGAAGCTGCGGGTGGAGGTGCCGCTCCGGTCGGAGATGGCGCGCCTGTATGCGTACGATGCCTACGGGCGCATGGACGACAAGCGCTTCGGCTATGGCGCGGTGCCCGAGGGGGCGGGGACGGTGTGGCAGCGGGAGTTCCTGCCGGCCCTCTGGCTGGGGACCGAGGACCTGGGCCTCGGCTGGTATGCCGAGAGTGACGAGCACTGGGACGTGGACGGCGAGCAGGCGCTGTCGCTCGAACGAGACGGGCAGACGCTGCGCCTGTGCATGAACATCGTGCGCCAGGCCCGGCGGGTCGAGAGGCCCTTCAAGATCGAGTTCGGGCTGCTGGCAACGCCGGTGCGGCCGCTGCAGCCGGACTGGCGGTCGTACCAGCAGTTGCCGTCCTCGGAGATCACACGCTACTTCCTGCACCTGCGCAAGAACCCGTACCCGCGGGCGGACCTCGCAGGCCAGACGCCCTCGGGCAAAGTGGCGTACCTGTACGCCTACCACGAGTACTTCACCGCCACGCCGCCGAAGGATCCCGAGGAGTTCGCCGAGATGGTATGGCGGGTCCAGGAGTACGGCCTGCTGGGGACGCCGTACACGGACACGACGTTCCTGCCGGAGTGGCAGGGCGACCTGATGCTCCGGCCGGAGATGCGGGTGCGGCCCAGCCACCGGGCGACGAGCTACGGTCCGGTCTGCAATGTGGACGTGTGCCACTGCGGGCCCTTCGGCGACTGGTATGTCTGGTATATCCATCATCTCATCGGCAAGTACGGGATCAACGGCATCTACTTCGACGACATGTGCCCGTATGGCTGCGCCAACGTCGCCCACGGGTGCGGGTATGTGGCCGCCGATGGCACACGGCGGCGCACATACGCGATGCGGGCGCGGATGGAGACCTTCCGGCGCGTGCGGGAGCTGTTCGCCGACACCGGCAGGCCCTTCTTCATCACCTACCACATCAGCGGCGGGCGCGTGCCGCCCCTGGCGATCTATGGCGATGGCCTGCTCATGGCCGAGGAGCGCTACCCGATCGTCGGCAAGAACCCTGACTACACCACCAACACGACCTCGGCGGAGTGGCGTGCCAGTTTCTCGCCGGAGGCGTGGGGGATACCGGTGTATGTCATTCCGCAGTTCAAGATGAACCCGGAATGGATGAAGGACCCGGAGTTGGCCGAGCGGCTGCTGGCGGCGGTCGTGCCGCATGACCTGCTGATCTGGCCGCTGTTCGCGCACGAGCCGACGCTCCTGGCGGCGCGGAAGATCCAGGAGGAGTTCGGGATCGGGGAGGCGGACACGAAGCTGTTGCCGTTCTGGCATGAAGGGACCGGGCTGACATGCGACCGCGCCGAGGTGCTGCTGACGGGCTACCAGCGGCCGGGCAAGCTGCTGCTGTGCGCGAGCAACCCCACCGACGAGCCGCTGACGGTGAGCCTCGGTGTGGACCTGGCGAAGCTGGGCCTTCCGGCCGGGGCCCGGGGCCGGGACCTGCGGACGGGGGCGACGGTGGCAGTCGAGGCCGGGGTAGTGCGGACGACGCTGCCCGCCAAGCGCGTGCAGTTCATTGAGGTCAAGTAG